CTCGGTCAAGCCGAACTCCTCCAGCGTGTACCGGTGGGCCGGGCGACGCGGCCCGTTGCGGCTCTCGTCGTGCAGGGCCGTCATCGCCCGCTCGGCGTCGGCGGTGAAGGGCAGCCCGAACCGGTCGTAGAGGGCACCGACCGTCCCGATCGGATCGGCGACGAAGTCGCGGTAGTCCACATCGGCGAACCGTGTGGGATCGTGCCGGCGGCGGGCCTCGGTGAAGTGCTCGAAACCCCGTGCCCACAGGTCCAGCTGACTGCGGCCGATGGTCTCGCCGACGAACTTCTCGGACCATCCCTCGGTGGCCTGCGCGGCGAGACTGCACACCGAGCCGATCACGGTGCGCGGATCGCGGTGCGTCACGATCACGATCGCGTCCGGGTACACCGTGAGCAGCTCGTCCAGCGCGAACAGGTGGCTGGGATTCTTCAGCACCCACCGCTTGTCGGCGTCGGGCAACCCGATGAGCTGCAAATTCCTCCGGTGCCGGGCGTACGCCGCGGTCCAGTCCTGCCCGGCGAGCCACTGCGAGTAGGTGGGCAGGTGCGCCAGGCACTCGTAGGAGATCGACCGGAAGGACTGACGCAACAGCTGCCAGCACTCCTCGACCTCACCCGCCGACATGTAGTGCACGCCCATGAATTCCGGGTGCTCGACGTGGTGCTGCGCGAAACCGGCCTCGATACCCGCGAACACCGGGTTCTCCGACCAGGTCTCGCGTGGCGGGCGTGGCTGCGGCATCTCCGTCAGCCACATCTCCAGGCCCTGGTGGGCGGGATCGGCGGCGAGCAGGCGGTGCAGGGCCGTGGTACCGGTACGGGGGAGACCGGTGACGAAGATCGGCCTGCTGATCGGGACGTCTGCATGCTCGGGGTGAGCGGCCCACGCGGATTCGGACAGCAGACGCGCCACCAGGGCACCACGAAGGAAGACCCGCGACATCTTGCTGCCCAGCGGGGTGAGTTCCTCGTCCCGCGCGTAGGAGTCGAGCAGAACTCCGAGGGCCTCGCGGTAGTCGTCGTCGCCGAAATCGGTCAGGCCCGTCATCCGGATCGCGGAGTCGTGCAGATCCTCGACGGTGCCGACGGTGGTGCGTTCGTTCATGTACTCGTCCCGTTCAGTGGTGGTATTCGCCGCAGTTGACGTCGAGGCACTGGCCCGTGATCGCCGAAGCCATCGGGGAGGCCAGGAAGATCACCGCATCCGCGATCTCCTCGGTGGTCGGGAGCCGCTTCAGATCCGAAGCGGCGGCAGTGTGTTCGTAGATCTGCTCGACGGTGGTGCCGTACTTGCCGGCCTGGTGCTCGAAGTAGCTCCGCAGGATCGGTCCCCAGATATATCCGGGCGCAACGGAGTTGACACGGATTCCCTGCGGCCCCAGCTCGGTGGCCAGGGACCGTGACAACGACAGCAGTGCCGACTTGGCGAGTTTGTAACTGCCGTAACGCTCCTGGGAGTGCCGCAGCACCATCGAGTTGATGTTGACCACCGCGCCCTTCGTGTCGGCAAGGGCGGGGGTGAACAGCTGGGTCAGTCGTAGGGCGCCGAGGACGGTCAGCTCGACACTGTCCCGGATCTGCTGGAAGTCGGTGCGCGCCAACGGTTTCATCGACGGAACCGAGAAGGCGTTGTTGACGAGCACGTCGACACGGCCGAACTCGGCCGTGGCGCGATCGGCGAGAGCGGCCGCGGACTCGTCGTCGGTGATGTCGGTCGGCACCGCCAGCGCCCGTCGGCCCGTGGCCTCGACCTCCGCGGCGACCTTCTCGAGTCGCTCCCGGGTGCGGGCGGCGAGCACCAGGTCGGCGCCGTGCTCCGCACACCGCAGTGCGAGGGTGTGGCCCAGGCCGGGACCGACGCCGGAGATCACCACCACCCGGTCGTGGAGCAGGCCCGCCGGCGCGCTCATGCCAACATCCGATCGGCGACGCCCCGTTGACGGTCCGCGATGCGCTGCGCCCAGGCCTCGGGGCTGATGCGGTTCGACTCGTGGAAGGGCAGGACCTCGGGGAGGCGGTCGAACGGGACCACCTCGGCGGTGGGGCCGTCGGCGGCGGTGAGTTCGCGGTCGAGCCGTTGCCAGCGGAACTGCAGGATCCCACGGCTGTGGCCGAGCGTCTCGACCCAGTTGGTCAGCCCCGGATCGCAGGACGAGACGACGATCCGCACCATCCCGTCCGGATCCACCTGGGCCTGGGCGTTGTTCAGCGAGGTCTGGTGGTGGACGTAGTCCAGGGAGATGTACCAGAGGCTGCCGATCTGGAAGCCCTGATAGGGAGCGTCGCTCGCCGGCACGGTCAGCACCATCGCCTCGTCGTCGCCGAGTTCGAAGTGTCCGACCGACGAGTACTGGGTGTCGAGTCCGCCCGGGGTGCGCCGCGGTTCGGTGAGGGTGTTCACCGGAAGCTTCAGATAGAACCACTCGGGGAACTGCAGCCAGGTCTTCACCCGCGAGACCAGCGCGCGTCCGGCCCGTTCGTAGCGGGTGACGACGTCGTCGTGGGTGGGTTCGGGTGCGGGGGTGCCGAGGGTGTCGAGCCGGTGGATGCTCAGGGTGCCACGACGCTGGGTCCAGTCGCTGTAGACCTCGCGAACCACCAGCTGTGACGAACCGGGGGCGAGGGTGAAGTAGTTGCGCTCCGGATCGGCCGGGCCGGGACCGAAGCGGATCTCGAAGGTGCCGTCGTCGGCGATGCGCAGTGCGCGGTCGTCGAAGGCGGTGACGTTGCCGGGGACCTCGGCGTCGGTGTAGTTGCCGGCCAGCACCTGGAAACTCAGGTCGCAGGTCGTGCCGCGGCGCCCGGTGACGAGATACTCGGCGTCGTCGCGGAGTACCGCACCCCAGTACAGGGTGTCGGGATTGTCGAGGCCCATCTTGGTGTACGGACCGGTGCCGGTGACGAAGACCGGATGGGTCCTGCTGTAGGCGAAGGTGGAGTGGACGCACGCGGAGATCCCACCCGCGAGATATCCGTATCCCTCGACGAGGTCCTGCTCGGTGCGGATGTGCGGGGCGGTGGCGACGAGTTTCTCGGCCTCGGCTATCGCCGCGGTGAGCGGATCGGTGAGCACTGCGATCTCCTCTGGTCCATATGTGTACCGCTGCGGTAGTCTTCTGTCGGGCCGAGAGTAGAACGTGTTCCAGGGAGGGTCAATGGGTCGTCGCGGGACCGGGACGACCGAGACGGGCTCCGGCACCGCCCGACGGTCGCCACCCACCGAACGCGTCGTTCAGGTGCTCGACCACCTCGTGGCGCGCCCCGGCGTCCGTTTCGGGCTGTCGGAACTGGCGCGGGAACTCGACCTGAGCAAACCCACCTGCCTGGGCATCCTCACGGCGCTCACCGACGCGGGTTATCTGATCCGCGACCCCGTCGACAAGACCTACGGCCTCGGCCCGGCCCTGATCGTCGCGGGACGCGCCGCGCAGCGCGGTTTCGCCTCCGGGCCGGTCGCCCACCGGCACCTGGCCTCGCTCGCCGACGAGTTCGGTGCCGTGTGTTCGGCCTCCGCCGTGGTCGGCGACCGGATCGCCGTACTCGACGTGGTCGGTGGACGTGGCGCCGCCTCGGCGGCGCGGGTGGGGGAGGTGTATCCTTTCGCGCCGCCGGTGGGTCTGATGTACGTGCTGTGGGACACCGACGAGCGGGTCGAGCAGTGGCTGCGGCGGGAGCCGACCCTGCCGGTGGCCGTCGATCGGGACGACCTGTGGCGGATCGTCACCGAATGCCGCCGCGCCGGTTACCTCGCCGAGGCCCTCACTCCCGGTGGGCGCCGGCTCTACGCGCTCATGGCCGGGGTGGTCGCGCACGACCTCGCGCCCGAGATGCGGGAAATGCTCGCGGAACTGGTTGCCAGTCCCGGCGAGCGCGTACTGCTGCCCGGGGCCTTCGCTGCGGGGGAGAGGCGGGCGGTCAACCTGGTGGCCGCCCCCGCCTACGATCCCGACGGGCACCAGTCGCTCGTGCTCACGCTGCACCTCGAACGGGAGGTCGACGCGGTGGAGGTCGAGCGGTGCGGTACGGCGCTCGTGGCCGTCGCGGACGCCATCACCACCGATCTCGGTGGACGCCGGCCGCTGGGGCGATCGGGGGTCGCCGGGTCCGGCTGTTGACCCGGAATTGAAACTCGTTCTACTGTTGCGGAGTACACTTCGACCGCGTCGGTACACATGTGTACCGCGCTGGCTGAGAGGGGCACGATGACCACGGTGCCGCCGCAACGACCACCGACCTACGCACTCCCGCTGCTCGGTGCACTCGAGGCCGAGTCCGTCCACATCTTCCGGGAGGTCGCCGCGACCTTCTCCCGGCCCGTCCTGCTGTTCTCCGGCGGCAAGGACTCCGCAGTGATGCTCCACCTCGCCGCCAAGGCGTTCTGGCCGGCGCCGCTGCCGTTCCCCGTGCTGCACATCGACACCGGGCACAACTTCGACGAGGTGATCGGCTTCCGCGACCGCACCGTCGACCGCCTCGGGCTGCGGCTGATCGTCGCCTCCGTGCAGGAGGACATCGACGCCGGCCGCGCCGTCGAGGAGACCGGGCCGCACGCCACCCGCAACCGGCTGCAGACCGGAACCCTCCTGCGCGCGTTACGGGAAGGCGGATTCGACGCGGTCTTCGGCGGAGCCCGCCGCGACGAGGAGAAGGCCCGCGCGAAGGAGCGCATCTTCAGCCTCCGCGACGAATTCGGGCAGTGGGATCCGAAGGCGCAACGCCCCGAGGTGTGGCGGCTCTACAACGGTCGGCATCGCCGTGGTGAACACATGCGGGTCTTCCCGCTGTCCGACTGGACCGAACTCGACATCTGGCGCTACATCCGCGACGAGCACGTCGACCTGCCGTCGCTGTACTACGCGCACCGGCGTCCCGTCGTCGAACGCGACGGAATGTTGCTCGCCCACACCCGTTTCCTCACCCTGCTGCCGGGGGAGACACCCCGCGAGAGTCTCGTCCGGTTCCGCACCGTCGGCGACGCGACCTGCACCGGCTGTGTCGAATCCGCCGCCGCCACCGTGGAAGAGGTGGTCGCCGAGGTCGCCGCCAGCCGGGTCACCGAACGGGGCGCGACCCGCGCCGACGACCGCATCTCCGACACCGGGATGGAAGACCGCAAGAGGGAAGGGTATTTCTGATGTCCCGCCTACTGCGCATCGCCACCGCCGGCAGTGTCGACGACGGCAAGTCCACGCTCATCGGCCGCCTGCTGTTCGACTCGAAGGCGGTCTTCGAGGACCAGCTCGAGGCGGTGACCCGCACGAGCCTCGACCGCGGTGCCGACCGTGCCGACCTCGCCCTGCTCGCCGACGGTCTGCGCGCCGAACGCGAACAGGGCATCACCATCGACGTCGCCTACCGCTATTTCGCCACTCCGCAACGCTCGTTCGTCATCGCCGACACCCCCGGGCACGAGCAGTACACCCGCAACATGGTCACCGGGGCATCCACCGCCGACCTCGCACTCGTCCTCGTCGACGCCCGCAAGGGCATCGTCCGTCAGACCCGGCGGCACGCCTTCCTCGCGTCCCTCCTGGGGGTACGGCACGTCGTGTTGTGCATCAACAAGATGGACCTCGTCGACTGGTCGCAGAGCCGATTCGACGAGATCTGCGACGAGTTCCGCAATTTCGCGGCGAAACTCGACATCCCGGACCTCGCCTTCGTCCCGGTCTCGGCGCTGCACGGCGACAACGTCGTCTCCCGCACCG
This region of Rhodococcus sp. Z13 genomic DNA includes:
- a CDS encoding sulfotransferase family protein, whose translation is MNERTTVGTVEDLHDSAIRMTGLTDFGDDDYREALGVLLDSYARDEELTPLGSKMSRVFLRGALVARLLSESAWAAHPEHADVPISRPIFVTGLPRTGTTALHRLLAADPAHQGLEMWLTEMPQPRPPRETWSENPVFAGIEAGFAQHHVEHPEFMGVHYMSAGEVEECWQLLRQSFRSISYECLAHLPTYSQWLAGQDWTAAYARHRRNLQLIGLPDADKRWVLKNPSHLFALDELLTVYPDAIVIVTHRDPRTVIGSVCSLAAQATEGWSEKFVGETIGRSQLDLWARGFEHFTEARRRHDPTRFADVDYRDFVADPIGTVGALYDRFGLPFTADAERAMTALHDESRNGPRRPAHRYTLEEFGLTEQEVDERFPSYAHR
- a CDS encoding IclR family transcriptional regulator, with protein sequence MGRRGTGTTETGSGTARRSPPTERVVQVLDHLVARPGVRFGLSELARELDLSKPTCLGILTALTDAGYLIRDPVDKTYGLGPALIVAGRAAQRGFASGPVAHRHLASLADEFGAVCSASAVVGDRIAVLDVVGGRGAASAARVGEVYPFAPPVGLMYVLWDTDERVEQWLRREPTLPVAVDRDDLWRIVTECRRAGYLAEALTPGGRRLYALMAGVVAHDLAPEMREMLAELVASPGERVLLPGAFAAGERRAVNLVAAPAYDPDGHQSLVLTLHLEREVDAVEVERCGTALVAVADAITTDLGGRRPLGRSGVAGSGC
- a CDS encoding SDR family oxidoreductase — translated: MSAPAGLLHDRVVVISGVGPGLGHTLALRCAEHGADLVLAARTRERLEKVAAEVEATGRRALAVPTDITDDESAAALADRATAEFGRVDVLVNNAFSVPSMKPLARTDFQQIRDSVELTVLGALRLTQLFTPALADTKGAVVNINSMVLRHSQERYGSYKLAKSALLSLSRSLATELGPQGIRVNSVAPGYIWGPILRSYFEHQAGKYGTTVEQIYEHTAAASDLKRLPTTEEIADAVIFLASPMASAITGQCLDVNCGEYHH
- the cysD gene encoding sulfate adenylyltransferase subunit CysD; protein product: MTTVPPQRPPTYALPLLGALEAESVHIFREVAATFSRPVLLFSGGKDSAVMLHLAAKAFWPAPLPFPVLHIDTGHNFDEVIGFRDRTVDRLGLRLIVASVQEDIDAGRAVEETGPHATRNRLQTGTLLRALREGGFDAVFGGARRDEEKARAKERIFSLRDEFGQWDPKAQRPEVWRLYNGRHRRGEHMRVFPLSDWTELDIWRYIRDEHVDLPSLYYAHRRPVVERDGMLLAHTRFLTLLPGETPRESLVRFRTVGDATCTGCVESAAATVEEVVAEVAASRVTERGATRADDRISDTGMEDRKREGYF